TTGCTTCTCACGTGCATTTAATTTGCTCAAGGCTGATTTTAACAACGATTTATCCACATTCGATTCAATGCTTTTCGTAATAATATCTTCTTCTGTTCCCAGCACGTCCGATAACAAGAGTTCATTGCCATCCCAATCAATATTCAGCGGTTCATCAAAAGAAACCTCTGTCTTTAACTTATTGGTTCGGCGCAAATACATTAAAATTTCATTTTCGATACAGCGGGAAGCATAGGTAGCCAGCTTAATCTTTTTTTCCGGATTAAACGTATTTACTGCTTTAATCAGCCCGATCGTGCCTATACTAATCAAATCTTCAATATTTATTCCTGTATTTTCAAATTTTCGAGCAATATAAACAACCAATCTCAAGTTTCTTTCAATTAACATTGATCTGGCCGTTTTATCTCCTTTAGGCAGTTTTTTTAGTAATTCCTGTTCTTCCTGTTTGGTTAAAGGCGGCGGTAATGCTTCACTTCCACCAATGTAATAGATTTCCTTTGGCTTGATTCCTATCTTTCTAAGAAATTGATACCAGCGTAATTTAAGTTTGAACTTCCAAATAGCCATAACGCACACTCCTTTATGCTGTTTGTGTGATAGATTGCTTCACGATAAGGGGATGCAGCAGGCAATGATATTGCCCGTCCCTTTCCAATACGCCAAATTGAATTCCAATTAATACATTTGCCGTCTCCAAAACATCATTGTTATAAAATATGGTCAGTTTTTCTGCCCGGATGGCCAACATAAATGAATGAGCTCCATCGACTCCCTGATAAGGAACCAAGTGCAGTTTGTCTTCCCATTTCTTTGGAAGTCTGCTGAAATCCAGATTCTCTTTCACATGTTGCAGCTCCTTCCACACTTCATCATCAAACCACTGTTTTAAAAATGGCTGATCACATATGACAACAGGTTGTTTCGTCAATGGATCGACAAGCTGATTTCCGCTATCGATATAACCAATGGACTCAAAGGATTGATGATTGATGGTCAATACAACCTTATGCATCTCATCATATTTCACTTGTTCTCCAACATGCTCGTCCATACGCCGTTTTGTAAAATACCAAATAATCGGAAAGCAAGTAATAACAAAAATCCAGCTGACCGGGTCACCATAACCCTGGTTAAATGTGATAATCCCCTCCAAAGAAACAGTTACCGGACGTTGCAGGAAAAAATGAATCGCCATTAATCCTCCTCCGATAGCAAAAGAAACGAAATAAAAGAGGAAAGTCAGTTTGATAAAGCGATACAGACTTTTAAAGCCAAATGTGCTGCAAATAATGACAAAGGAATACATCAGTTTGCCGGCAACATGATTGAAAAAGGAATCAGGAAAATAGATTGTCAGCGGAACAATGCATGAAGCAACAAAAGCGCCAAAAAACAGGCGGATTTTTTTTACTGGTTTTCGGGCAAGTATCTGTACGAGCATCAGCAGCATTAAATCCACCATAAAATTTAATGCCCAAATAACGTCTAAGTAAATAGACAATCCGTACCGCACCTCCCTTACGTTTTACTGCTCACCAGAAGGAGACATTACCTTCTGTATACTTGATTTCATAAAATGAAAGTAATATATGTTGAAAAGTATAGACAATCTGAAGAGAAAAGTCTGTCAATTCTTGTATGCAAAAAGAAGCTATTTAACACTTATTCTTAAGAATCGTGTCTAATGATTTTTGGGGGGTGAAAATGGAAGGTTTATATATTCCCGTTCTATCAAAAAACGCTGTGCTAAAAGGAGTTCTTTTAGCACAGCGTTTTTTGGCAGTTAAAAAGGATACATTTTCTTACCGCATAAGTGTAACGAAGGTTGTCACCTGAAACATTGTGACAACCGCATTTTTTTATTTTATCTTTTACCGATTACGGTTTCGGTTTCTTAAGAAGGTCGGAATATCCAGCTCATCTTCCTCAGGACGAGGTTTAGAAGGAGATGGATTGGATGCTTCTCTTTCCCTGACAGGGTTTGATTCATTTGGTTGTTTTGTTGCTGCCTGTTGTGTTTGTCCTGTATTTGGACGTTGCTGTTTTTGACGTGTATCAGCTTTTGGCTGTGCATTTTCATCAAAACCAGTAGCAATGACGGTAACAACAATTTCATCATTGAGGTTTTCATTAATAACGGAACCAAAGATAACATTCACTTCTTGATCTGCTGCAGAAGTAACTAAATCAGCTGCCTCCTGTACTTCATAAAGGCTGAGGTTTGTACCGCCGGTGATATTCATTAGAATACCATGCGCCCCATCAATCGAGGTTTCCAGTAATGGAGAAGAAATTGCTTTTTTAGCCGCTTCTGTTGCTCTTGTTTCTCCGGTTGCAATGCCGATACCCATTAGAGCAGAACCTTTGTCATACATGATTGTTTTTACGTCAGCAAAGTCGACGTTAATCAGACCCGGCTTGGCAATCAAATCAGAGATACCTTGTACACCTTGACGAAGTACATTATCTGCTTCACGGAATGCTTCCAGCATCGGTGTATTTTTATCCACGATTTCCAGCAGACGATCATTTGGAATAACAATTAATGTATCTACGCTGCCCTTCAGCGTATCGATACCGGACACCGCTTGTGTCGATCTTCTCCGGCCTTCGAAAGAAAACGGACGAGTTACGACACCAACAGTCAATGCTCCCAGATCTTTCGCTACCTGTGCAATAACTGGAGCTGCACCAGTTCCAGTACCGCCGCCCATTCCGGCAGTAACAAAAACCATGTCTGCACCTTTTAACGCTTCTTCTAATTGTTCTTTACTTTCTTCCGCTGCTTTTTTTCCAACTTCCGGATTGGCACCGGCACCAAGACCACGGGTTAGTTTGCCGCCAATTTGTATTTGGGATTCTGCCTGAGAAAGATTTAAAGCTTGTGAATCCGTGTTTACTGCGATAAATTCAACACCTTCTACGCCATGCTCAATCATTCGGTTCACGGCGTTATTACCGCCGCCGCCGACTCCAATAACTTTTATCGTTGCTAATTCTTCCATGTTTGTATCAAAATCTAACATATTATGGTTCCTCCTAGTCTACTAATTACGAACAATTTCTAATAACAACTTCTGCGGACAGAAATTAATCAAAGAAATATTTGAATAGATTAGCAAATCCTGATTCTTTCTTTTTGCCTTGTTTCTTCTGTTTCTTTTCACTTGCAGGTCTGGATTGCTTAGCAGGCCGTTGTTCCACATTTTCTTCTAAAGCTACTGCAGGGTATAATTCTTTTCCTTGTATTTTCGCATTACGATAAGCAAATTGTAAAATACCGACGCCTGCTGTAAATTGGGATTCTCTAACACCAATATAATCCGGTACAGCTACACGTACATTGGAATAAAATAAATCCTGTGCCAGCTCTAAACTTCCAGGCATTGCTGTTGTGCCTCCAGTTAAGACAAAACCGCCAGGCAGCTCCTGATAACCCATTTTTCGGATTTCCTTGTCAATATACGTGTATATTTCTTCTAATCTAGCTTCTATCATATCAGCTAATTGGAGTTGATTAAATACTTGTCTTTGATTACTTCCGATGGTTGTTACTTCGAATGTTTCATCCTCTGAAGCATCGTTGTAAAATGCATATCCATGTTTTAATTTAATCTGTTCTGCTTCTTCTGTAGAGATGCGCAATCCGATGGATAAGTCCTTCGTTATATTATCCCCGCCTAAGTTAATAACACTCGTAGCTGCTAAATGATCATTTTCAAATACAGATACAGTTGTACATCCGCCTCCAATGTCAATCAGCACCGATCCCATATTCATCTCATCTTTTGATAAGGCAATCGTTCCTGCTGCAAGCGGCTGAAGACAAATATCCGATACTTCCAAATGAGCTCTCTCCACACATTTTAAGATATTATGCAGAATGGTTTTAGAGCAAGTAATAATGGTACCTTCCATCTCCAGCCGGACACCAATCATTCCTCTGGGATCTGTAATTTCATCCAATCCGTCTACAATAAACTGTTTGGGAATGACATCGATAATTTCCCGTTCCGGCGGAATGGAAATAACTTGCGCTCCATCAATTACTCTTGTTACGTCTTCATCATTGATTTCTCTATTCTCACTTTGTACAGCTACAACGCCATGACAAGGCTGAAGCTGGATGTGGGATCCGTTTATTCCGACTACTACGCGGTGGATTTCCATCCCTACCATTCTTTCAGCTTGTTCAACCGCACTTCGGATAGAATGAACCGTTTGATCAATATCAACAATAGCACCCTTCTTCATTCCATTTGACGCTGCAGTACCGACTCCAATAATATTTAAAGAGTCTTGTTGTACTTCTCCAATAATTACTTTTATTGTATTTGTCCCGATATCGAGACTGACTAGTATTTCACTGTTATTCAAAAAAGAGCACCTCCCCGTAAAAATATACTGACGATATTTTTACTGCCACGTTATCCTTCGTATAGTCTTTAATTCTAAAAGAAAATGAATAAAAAATAAACATATTTTATGCTTATTTTTTCAAGTAATCTATTTCGATAAAAACCGACACTATACCATACGTTCCTAAAGGATGATATATGACTTCATTCTACAAATTATTCATTTCCTGTATTTTCATTTTCTTCATTAACTTCCTCATTAATTTCTTCTATCTCGTCTTCGATATCCACTTCTTCCATCTCGTCCTTCTCAAAAGACTCGAAATAGATGCCGACTCCCATATGGATGATACCTTTATCATCCTCTTCAAGCTGGCTGACAATGGATGGATAATAGTCTAATTTATCCAAGACCTGATCTACATTTCCTTCCACCAGAAAACCATCACTCATATACAGTGTAATAAGCGTTGTATCCACATCCTCTTCTGGCTCTTTTCGCTCAATTTCCGAAATCATATTAAAAATACTCGGGCGGACCCCTTCCATTTCGGCTGCCAGTTCGGTTAACTGCGATTCATTAAAATCAGATATTAACGGCGCATTGCCGATAGATGCTCTTGCATTCTGCTGGATAACTTGACCATCCGCAAGAACCGGATAAAACGCTCTTCCATCTTGAACATAGCCCAGGACAGACTGCTCCTCCACTTCAATTAAAACAGTACTGGGAAAACGCCGGTTAATAGATGCTTGCTCAATGACAGGATTTTCTTCCATGTCTGAAGCAACAGAAGATCCATTCAAAGACCAGATATTCATGCCTTCTGTTAAACCTGACTCATCTATTATGTACTCATCTGTTAAGAATACATTCCCGTTTACCTCAATCGATCTTACTTCACTCCATGGAGATTGCAGATAAATAATAACAGCAATGAGAATGAAAAATATAGATAAATAAAATATTAATCTTCTATTTGCTTTTTTCTTTCTGGCCTGCTTTAATTTCGGAATTCGATCCTCAATAGAAACGATATTTTTATCACTCATCTCCATTTCTTCCTTTATCCATTATTTTTAAGGGAAATAACTGTATAAGTTTATTCCCTTGTATTTACAAAAAGTATATCATAAATGAAGGGGTTACACGTAGTTGACTTCTGTATGTTTCTAAAATTTTTTTCGTTTTATAAAAAAATGACGTTTGCTTAAGCGGTATTCCATATTTCTCCTGCATTCATTCATCCCCATGGAGAACGTTCCAAAATCATGTTTACTCAAATGATTGGTTTCGTACTTTTCTCCATACTTTTGGAATGCCTGCTGATACTTAATAAAATTCCCGCTGCACATAGTGTCAAGGTCAGAGATGAACCTCCGTAGCTGAGGAAAGGCAGTGTAATCCCTGTTACAGGAATTAAACCGATAACCACGCTTATATTAATCATTGCCTGTAAGACTAACATACTAGCTATTCCCAACGCCAGCAGCCTGCTAAATAAATCAGGTGCCTCTACAGCAATTTTAATCCCTCTCCATAATAGCAGAAAAAACAATAGAATAGTTGCAGAACCTCCAATTAAACCTAATTCTTCTGCAATAATGGAAAAAATAAAATCCGTCTGCGGTTCCGGGAGGTAAAAATATTTTTGCAAACTGTTCCCTAATCCGAGCCCCATCAAACCTCCCGGGCCAATAGCATAAAGTGATTGGATAATTTGAAACCCATGTCCTAAAGGATCCTCCCAGGGATTTAAGAATGCTAAAATCCGGTTAATCCGATAAGGAGCGGAAGCAATTAAACCAATAAAACCGATCACACCGATTCCGGCTAATCCAAAAAAATGGGATAGCTTAGCGCCTGCTACAAAAAGCAGTATCATGCATGTTAATACCAGCACCATCCCTGTACCTAAATCAGGCTGGAGCATAATAAGTCCAAAAGCAGTAAAAATCAAAAGCAAACAGGGAAAGAATCCTTTTTTAAATGAGGTGATATATTTTTGATAGTCAGATAAAATCGCTGCCAGAAAAATGATCAAACCTAATTTCATAAATTCAGAAGGCTGAATACTGAATGCACCGATACCAATCCAGCTTTGCGCACCGCCGCGAACCATTCCGATTCCCGGGATCAGGACAAGTAAAAGCAGTATAAAGCAGAAAAACAATAAGATCTTTGCATATTTTTTCCATATATAATAAGGAAAATAGGAAATAACCACCATCCCGATAAAGCCAATTCCGGCAAATAAGAGCTGTCTTTTTAAGTAATAAAAGGAATCATTAAACTTATATTCCGACCAGATATAGGAGGAACTATAAACCATCAACATACCGACACCTAACAGAACAACGATGATGCCAAATAATACTTTATCCAATTTATTTTGATTGCGGATGAACTTATTCAAAAATACCCCTTCTTTCCATGAGATAAACTAAGGAAATAGGGGCATTTTAAAATATAATGTACGATAACTGTACTGGCTTGTTCCAGTTCGTCTGCTATTAGTAAGTATTTGTTCAAGCCCCTTAGTCCATTGTATGAACAGCTTGGACAAATATGTCTCCTCTCTCTTCAAACGTTTTATACTGATCCCAGCTAGCACAAGCAGGTGAAAGCAATAAAATATCTCCTTCATCTGATAATGAAAAACCAATTTCAGCAGCATTCTCCACATCGCTTGCATGCGTAATTACCGGAATACCTGCTTCTTTTCCGATACGCTCTAATTTGGATGCCGTTTCTCCAAATACAACCATTGCTTTTACATTTTGTAAATGCGGAATAAGCTCATCAAACTCATTTCCACGATCTAAACCGCCAGCAAGTAGCACGATTTCTTTTTTAAAGGAATCCAATGCTTTTTGTGTGGCTAATATGTTTGTTGCTTTAGAATCATTGTACACATAACGGCCTTTATGCCGTCCTACAAATTCTAATCGGTGTTTAACACCGGAAAATGTTTTTAAGACATACTGAATTCCTTCATTTGTCGCACCATTTAACTTGGCTGCTGCAACAGATGCCAGGATATTTTCCAAATTATGCTGTCCAACCAGAACAATATCTTCCCGCGCCATGATTGCTTCCTCAAAAAAGTACACATACGTGTCATCAGCCCAAGCACCCGTCTGTTGCAGATACTGTGTTGCTGAAAAAGCTATTTTTTTTGCTTTAGCATCCGTCACTTTATCTTGAAGTATTGGATCATCTGCATTGTATACAAGATAATCGTCTGCACACTGATTTTTAAATATATGACATTTTGCATTTACATAGCTTTCTAAATCGCCGTGATAATCCAAATGGGCTTCATAAATATTTAACAATACTGCTGTAGAAGGACGAAATGCTGCTATTCCCTGTAATTGAAAAGAAGACAATTCCATGACCATTTTTTCATCCGGCTGCATCGTTTGAGCGACTTCTGTTGCAGCGATGCCAATGTTACCAGCAAGTTTCACCTTACAATCACTATGTTTCAGCATCTCTGTCACTAAGGTAGTTGTCGTCGTTTTCCCGTTGGATCCGGTGATTCCGATGATCGGCTGTTCTGTTAAATGGGAGACCAGCTCCACTTCAGTAATAACCGGAATCCCGCGTTTGAATGCTTCTGCAACCACTGGATGATCATACCGTATTCCAGGGTTTTTCACGACAATCTTTTTCCCATCTAACACGTGCAAGGGGTGAGAACCCAGGACAAGATGCGCTCCTTTTTGTTGAAGCTCTAATACCTGCGCATCCTCATACGTTGCTGCTGCATCATTGACAGTTACTTCTTTCCCGTTCTCTAAAAGCACTTTTGCAGCAGCTGTACCACTTCGGGCTAATCCTAGGACAAGCACATTTTCCGGGAACTGTTTCCACGTCTTCATGACATCCCCACCTCAATATAAATAGCAAGAACGGCAAACAGAAGGCCTGCAAGCCAAAATGTTGTTACGACTCTCCATTCTGACCATCCTGTTAATTCATAGTGGTGATGCAACGGGCTCATCTTGAAAATACGTTTTCCGGTCGTTTTAAAAGAAATCACCTGGATAATAACGGATAATGTTTCAATAACAAATACACCGCCGATAATAACTAATAAAATCTCCAGTTTCAGCAGTATCGCAATTGCTGCGATAGCTCCCCCTAAAGCCAAAGATCCTGTATCTCCCATAAAGACTTTAGCAGGATGCGCATTAAACACTAAGAACCCTAAGAGGGCACCCACTACTGCTAAGGAAAAGACAGTCACCATATCATTAGGCACGCCATACCAGGCAATAATCGCAAATGCACCGAATGCAATGGCTGCAGTCCCGGCTAATAGACCATCCAGCCCATCTGTTAAATTGACAGCGTTGGAAGCTCCTACCAGCATGACAATAATAAGGATGGCGTAAAACCAGCCAAGGTCAAATTGAACAGACGTTCCCGGAATAGCAATATCTGTCGGGAAATCCTGTGCGCGTAAAACAAAGTAAAATACAAGTGCAATAATAATTTGTCCAATTAATTTCTGCATCGATGTTAGACCAAGATTTCTTTTCATTGCCACTTTAATATAATCGTCTAAAAAACCTAATAAGCCATAACCAAATAATACAAAAAGTAACAGCCATAACTCATAGTTAATGCCACCGCCAACTCTGCTTCCCATAATAAGCGATGTAATCATAATACTGAAGACAATCATGATTCCGCCCATCGTTGGCGTTCCTGTTTTCTTTTGATGCGATTCAGGGCCTTCTTCTCTAATACTTTGTCCAAACTTTAATCGTCTTAAAAAAGGGATAAAAATTGGAGATAGAAGAACTGTTATAAGAAACGCTACTGCGATTGTAATTAATAAACCTGTTATATTCATTTTCTCTCCACCTCATTTGTAACCTTCTGCAGGGTTGTTTCTTAAGCATGATAGAATCAGCGCAATACGCATGGATTTTCATAGAGTAAATCTCTCTACATCCGGTTTACCGCACTGATTCTGCTTCTTCACTAATGGAAACATCACCTGTCAGATGCCTTAACATAATTGTTCTAAAAAAGTTTCAAATTTCATTCCTCTTGATGCCTTCAACAAGATCAGATTTTCCGGTTCCAAATACTTTTCCACATGACTCATAAGCTCAAGCTTATCCTTCAAATGGACAGCAGGAAGCTCAGGAAATTGCTTCTTTAACGCATCATGTATGTACTGTGAATGATGACCATACGTATACACTGCTGTTATCTCTGGACTGATGGCATCCGCAATACCCCGGTGAAATTCTTCTGCAAAATCACCAAGCTCCAGAATATCACCTAAAACAAGAATTTTATGCTGATATCCTTTCATCTCCTCAACGACTTGAATTGATGCTTTCATCGAAGCCGGAGAAGCATTGTAAGCATCATTAATCACTGTCACACCATTCTTACCCAGGTGCTTTTCAAAGCGCATTTTGGTCATTTCCAACTGGGCAAAAGCCGTTTTGATTGTTTCAGCAGGAATCTTCATTTCCATTGCCAGCTGGATAACATATGCAGCATTTTTCGCATGGTGCTTTCCTAAGAGCGGAATTTGATAAGCTTCTTCTCCCACATCAAAGGTTGTCACGGTTTCCTCTACAGCTACATGGTCAATCACAACATTATTTTCCCCGCTAAAGCCTACCCTTATTTTGGGAACAGGAATATTAGCACTTGTTAAAAGCGGTTCATCCCCATCAATAATTAATGTTCCTCCCGGCTTTATTCCGGAAACTATTTCTAATTTAGCTTGGGCAATCCCTTCTTTAGAGCCGAGATTTTCAATATGCTGTCCATCAATATTGGTAATAACCGCATGATCCGGTTCACCAATACGGCTTAACAGCTCTATTTCTCCAAAATGATTCATACCCATTTCCAGAATCAATACTTCGGTGTTCCGGTCCATTGATAAAATGGTTAGCGGAAGCCCGATATGATTATTATAATTTCCTTTTGTAGCATGGGTTTTAAACGTTGTCTGCATCACCGCTTTGGTTAAGTCTTTCGTTGTTGTCTTTCCATTCGATCCGGTAATACCGATAACGGTCGGATTGACTTCTTTCCGATAAGCGGATGCAAGCTCCTGTAATGCTTTGACAGTGTCGTTTACAAATAAAATAAGTAACGCGTCCGGAAGATTTTCCGGAAGCGGTGTTTCCTTTTGCCAAAAAGTTGCTGCTGCGCCATTCTCCACTGCTCCAGCGATAAATTGGTGCCCGTCAAACTTTTCTCCGGCAATCGGTATATAAAGTCCGTTATGAGAACGGACACGGCTGTCATTAACTACTTCATGAATTTCCAAATCAGCAGGAATCTGCCCTTGGTGATGGGGAAATAATTGTTTTAATTGTGATGCAGTAAATAACATCTCTTACTCCCCTTTCTCTTTAATGGCTTCCCGAGCAATTTGACGATCATCAAAATCATATTTTGTCTTGCCAATAATTTGATAGGTTTCATGACCTTTTCCTGCAATTAAAATAATATCGCCTTTTTGAGCAAGCTCTACAGCATGTTTAATTGCTTCAGTCCGGTCAACAATGACTTCAAAGGTTGCTTCTTCTTCCGTTAAATGAGCTGTCATATCTTCCAAAATCTGTACCGGTTCCTCTGTGCGCGGGTTATCCGATGTAAACAGAACATGATCAGCATACTTCACAGCCACATTCGCCATTAATGGACGTTTCGTGCGATCACGGTCGCCTCCACAGCCAACAACCACATACACTTTACGCTCTGCAAATTCCCGGCTCGTCTGGAGTACATTCTCCAAGGAGTCAGGTGTATGTGCAAAATCGACAATCACAGAATAATCCTGGCCTTCATTAATTGGTTCAAACCGGCCGTCTACCCCTTTAACCGACTCCAGCGCTTCTTTAATCACATCTAAGCCAATATTTGATGCAATCGCGGCAGCACTGGCAGCAAGCATGTTATAGACATTAAACATACCGATTAAATTCGTTTTAATATGCGTCGTACCGATTGGTGTCACCAGTTTAAACGCAACTCCGGATGGAGATAGCATGATATTTTTGGCCATCATATCCGCATCCTGTTTACAGCTGTAGGTAATGACCTGCTGTGCTGTACTGCGTTTTAGTAAATCGCTTGAATCGTCGTCTTCATTAATAATGGCATATTTCTTTTTCCCTTGCTGATAGTCATTCCCCAATCCGGAGAAAAGAAGACTCTTCGCCCGTAAATAATCATCCATATCTTTATGATAATCCAGGTGATCCTGTGACAGGTTTGTAAAAATACCAATGTCATAATCACAGCCAAAAACCCTTCCCATGTCCAAGGCATGCGAAGAAACTTCCATGATGACCTGCTCTGCTTCTTTTTCCTGCATTTGATGAAAAATGCGGTTCAGTTCCAGCACATCTGGTGTTGTATTGATGACCGGAAATGTTTCATTGCCGATTTTCACTTGAATACTTCCGATAACACCGGATTTTTTTCCCTGTTGTTCAAAAATCGTATCTAATAAATATGTTGTTGTTGTTTTTCCATTCGTTCCCGTGACACCAATCAGCGGAAATTTTGTGGTTGGATAATCATAGTATGCGGCTGAAAGCATCGCCAAGGCACGGCCAGTATCTTTCACCTGGATTAGCGGAATGTCCCCGCTCACATGTACATCCCTGGAAATAACAGCCGCCGCAGCGCCTTTATCTATTGCTTGCTGAAGAAAGTCATGACCATCTACGGTGTAACCTTCAATACACACAAATAAGCTCCCTGGTTCTACTTTTCTGGAGTCCATTTCTACGTTGACAACTTCTACATTCTGAATGGACCCGGTTGTTTGATAAAATCCAATTTCATTTAATAGTTTATCAAGTTTCATTTTCACACCCTATTTCTATTCTTTTCCTTTAAAGGTATTCTCAACGATTCTCTTCTTTAAGAGGGTTGTTATCAAGTTCCATTTAGAAAACCGTTATTTACATTTTTTTATTTACCGTGAAAGATAACAAAATCTATTATATCAAATTTCTATCGATTTAACGATTATTTTCTTGACCTAAAAATAAACGAATCGTACTTCCAGATTCTAGCATTGTTCCCGCTTTTGGAGACTGATCAATAATTTCATCTCCCTCTCCACTCACATCAATGGATAGATCTAACGGGTACTCCGCCAGTTCATCTGTGCTTTCACCAATAAAATCCGGCACTTCAATCTTAGGCTGTTCCGGCCAAGCATATTCTTTCTCCAAACCATCCGTACGCGGTTCTACGTTCATCGCCCGCAAGCTGTCATCAATTATTGTTCCAACAATAGGTGCAGCCACAACACCACCAAATTGGATAGTATCTTTCGGATTATCAACAGCCAGATAAACGACAATCTCCGGATCATCT
The nucleotide sequence above comes from Oceanobacillus timonensis. Encoded proteins:
- a CDS encoding UDP-N-acetylmuramoyl-tripeptide--D-alanyl-D-alanine ligase — protein: MLFTASQLKQLFPHHQGQIPADLEIHEVVNDSRVRSHNGLYIPIAGEKFDGHQFIAGAVENGAAATFWQKETPLPENLPDALLILFVNDTVKALQELASAYRKEVNPTVIGITGSNGKTTTKDLTKAVMQTTFKTHATKGNYNNHIGLPLTILSMDRNTEVLILEMGMNHFGEIELLSRIGEPDHAVITNIDGQHIENLGSKEGIAQAKLEIVSGIKPGGTLIIDGDEPLLTSANIPVPKIRVGFSGENNVVIDHVAVEETVTTFDVGEEAYQIPLLGKHHAKNAAYVIQLAMEMKIPAETIKTAFAQLEMTKMRFEKHLGKNGVTVINDAYNASPASMKASIQVVEEMKGYQHKILVLGDILELGDFAEEFHRGIADAISPEITAVYTYGHHSQYIHDALKKQFPELPAVHLKDKLELMSHVEKYLEPENLILLKASRGMKFETFLEQLC
- a CDS encoding UDP-N-acetylmuramoyl-L-alanyl-D-glutamate--2,6-diaminopimelate ligase, translating into MKLDKLLNEIGFYQTTGSIQNVEVVNVEMDSRKVEPGSLFVCIEGYTVDGHDFLQQAIDKGAAAAVISRDVHVSGDIPLIQVKDTGRALAMLSAAYYDYPTTKFPLIGVTGTNGKTTTTYLLDTIFEQQGKKSGVIGSIQVKIGNETFPVINTTPDVLELNRIFHQMQEKEAEQVIMEVSSHALDMGRVFGCDYDIGIFTNLSQDHLDYHKDMDDYLRAKSLLFSGLGNDYQQGKKKYAIINEDDDSSDLLKRSTAQQVITYSCKQDADMMAKNIMLSPSGVAFKLVTPIGTTHIKTNLIGMFNVYNMLAASAAAIASNIGLDVIKEALESVKGVDGRFEPINEGQDYSVIVDFAHTPDSLENVLQTSREFAERKVYVVVGCGGDRDRTKRPLMANVAVKYADHVLFTSDNPRTEEPVQILEDMTAHLTEEEATFEVIVDRTEAIKHAVELAQKGDIILIAGKGHETYQIIGKTKYDFDDRQIAREAIKEKGE